In Acaryochloris sp. CCMEE 5410, the following proteins share a genomic window:
- a CDS encoding CBASS cGAMP-activated phospholipase: MTKKRRILSIDGGGILGTFPAAFLAGIEEQLDKPIGEYFDLISGTSTGGIIALGLGMGLRAAEILQMYEENGPEIFGQQGSALQSFVTNKLRSIRWLYRRKYSSDKLRSTLNGLFGNKRIGDAKHRIVIPAWNPTAQSVYIYKTPHHSRFRTDYKSLIVDAALATSAAPTYFQQHMTEESVGLIDGGIWANNPIAVAVTEAIGTMKWPAEEIYVLSLGCLDEAYTLPKAAGVGPLATKLVSLFMNGQSHGAMGIAKLLTGHEHERDAIFRVNHTVPAGEYTMDGVSEIKNLKGLGFSYSRERFPSLQPIFFDIAAEPFVPLYKITENVP, from the coding sequence TTGACTAAAAAACGAAGGATTCTATCGATTGATGGAGGTGGAATCTTAGGTACGTTTCCAGCTGCATTCCTAGCTGGTATCGAAGAGCAGCTAGATAAGCCGATAGGCGAATATTTTGATCTAATCAGCGGCACTTCTACAGGAGGAATAATAGCGCTTGGTCTAGGTATGGGGCTACGTGCAGCTGAAATACTACAAATGTATGAGGAAAATGGACCCGAAATATTTGGTCAACAAGGAAGTGCGCTCCAGAGTTTTGTGACTAATAAACTAAGGTCAATACGCTGGCTTTATCGACGTAAATACAGCTCTGACAAGTTGCGTTCTACTCTCAATGGCCTTTTTGGTAATAAAAGAATTGGAGATGCAAAACACCGGATTGTAATTCCAGCTTGGAACCCTACAGCACAGTCTGTCTACATCTATAAGACTCCTCACCATTCACGCTTCAGAACCGATTACAAGTCTCTTATAGTTGATGCAGCACTGGCCACATCTGCCGCACCAACTTACTTTCAGCAGCATATGACTGAGGAAAGCGTTGGGCTTATTGATGGTGGTATTTGGGCAAATAATCCGATTGCAGTTGCCGTAACAGAAGCAATTGGAACTATGAAGTGGCCTGCTGAGGAAATCTATGTGCTGAGCTTGGGTTGTTTAGATGAAGCATATACATTACCAAAAGCAGCTGGAGTGGGACCGTTAGCAACCAAGTTAGTCTCGTTATTCATGAATGGTCAATCTCATGGAGCTATGGGTATTGCCAAGCTTCTCACCGGACACGAGCATGAACGAGACGCTATATTTAGAGTAAATCATACCGTTCCAGCGGGAGAATACACTATGGATGGCGTTTCAGAGATAAAGAATCTGAAAGGCCTAGGCTTCTCTTATTCACGGGAACGGTTTCCTAGCTTACAGCCAATCTTCTTCGACATAGCTGCTGAGCCATTTGTGCCTCTCTACAAAATCACTGAAAACGTACCATGA
- a CDS encoding SMODS domain-containing nucleotidyltransferase — translation MKLSEHFDSFIDDIVNLNQTRIDRLEGHVNAIQDFLINSGYDAKIIRFSAQGSWAHGTIIKPLSGREFDADLVMFIDRFEAWSPRDYVNNLYYIFKSSDRYKDKISRGTRCVALDYAGDFHLDIVPCITDNNAVATFQVCNRTVDKFEPTAPEAYSSWLLERNTWTGNNMLQHSIRLLKYLRDIKTTFSVKSILLTTLVGNCVNQFDQSFQKQIFPDLPTSLKVLVGRLDDYLQVRSSMPIVTNPVLPSETFNRHWNQEKYENFRECIHRYREWIDDAYEEDDRAESIRKWRKIFGNEFAKREVNDIAAFSESTSLVRDTGCTDIVHAVLVRGANFLEKLISPSLPHVEKLSWPFQQRLTVAISATEYLDQYGNQRVRILQSGEVVEKDRWIRFEARNSNGILHASSDFVVKWQVVNTDNEAVQANQLRGGFEKSNKPGVRWESTSYHGAHWVEAFVISRRTRSCWGRSGRFFVVVK, via the coding sequence ATGAAGTTATCAGAGCATTTTGATTCGTTTATAGACGATATTGTCAATCTGAATCAGACTCGTATTGATAGACTCGAAGGCCATGTCAACGCAATACAAGACTTTTTGATAAATAGTGGTTACGACGCGAAGATTATCAGGTTTTCTGCACAAGGTTCATGGGCGCATGGAACTATTATTAAACCTCTTTCTGGAAGAGAGTTCGACGCAGATCTCGTCATGTTTATTGATCGTTTTGAAGCATGGTCGCCCAGGGACTATGTGAATAATCTCTACTACATATTCAAGAGCTCTGATCGATACAAGGATAAAATTTCTCGTGGTACGCGATGTGTTGCACTAGATTATGCAGGTGATTTTCATCTCGATATCGTACCGTGTATTACTGATAATAATGCCGTAGCAACATTTCAGGTATGCAATCGAACAGTTGATAAGTTTGAGCCAACAGCACCTGAAGCATATTCAAGTTGGCTATTGGAGAGGAATACTTGGACTGGGAATAATATGCTTCAGCACTCCATCCGCCTGCTCAAGTATCTAAGAGACATCAAGACAACTTTCTCGGTAAAGTCGATTCTTCTAACTACTCTTGTGGGAAATTGCGTTAATCAATTTGATCAGAGTTTCCAAAAGCAAATTTTTCCTGACCTACCTACTTCGTTGAAGGTTCTAGTAGGACGCCTTGATGACTATCTTCAGGTTAGATCTAGCATGCCTATAGTTACGAATCCTGTCCTGCCATCAGAAACATTTAATCGTCACTGGAACCAAGAGAAGTATGAGAATTTTAGGGAATGTATTCATAGGTATCGAGAGTGGATTGATGATGCCTATGAAGAAGATGATAGAGCCGAAAGTATACGAAAGTGGAGGAAAATATTCGGTAATGAGTTTGCTAAAAGGGAAGTTAATGACATAGCAGCTTTTTCAGAATCAACATCGCTAGTTAGAGATACAGGTTGTACAGATATTGTGCATGCGGTTTTAGTAAGAGGAGCTAATTTTCTAGAAAAACTTATATCACCAAGTTTGCCGCATGTGGAAAAGCTTTCCTGGCCTTTTCAGCAACGCCTTACAGTAGCTATTTCGGCAACTGAATACTTAGATCAATACGGTAATCAAAGAGTTAGAATTTTACAGTCTGGAGAAGTTGTTGAGAAGGATCGATGGATCCGATTTGAGGCAAGAAATTCCAATGGTATTTTGCATGCATCCTCAGACTTTGTTGTGAAATGGCAAGTCGTCAATACTGATAATGAGGCAGTACAAGCAAACCAATTGAGAGGTGGTTTTGAAAAATCCAACAAACCTGGAGTGCGTTGGGAGTCTACAAGCTATCATGGGGCACATTGGGTTGAGGCTTTCGTCATTTCCCGACGGACACGAAGTTGTTGGGGAAGGAGCGGTAGATTTTTTGTAGTAGTTAAGTAG
- a CDS encoding tyrosine-type recombinase/integrase: MAFEKGENPHHPALGSSTKVEPIRTKAGIDRIKRLLDDKPRDLCLFILGINTAFRANELLSLRAGQVRHIAIGDSFDLKQSKTKQYRRVTLNASAHKAIQVLLNSRAYKDQDPLFYSQRNPVLKVPAVNAMVKQWCRWGGLKGNYGSHTLRKTWGYWQYQNRTPIPLLMEAYGHQTQQQTLAYLCIQAPEIAEIYQMEL; this comes from the coding sequence ATGGCGTTCGAAAAGGGTGAAAATCCACATCATCCAGCTCTAGGATCTAGCACTAAGGTTGAGCCAATTCGAACGAAGGCTGGAATTGATCGCATCAAACGACTCCTCGATGACAAGCCCCGCGATCTCTGTCTCTTCATCCTTGGTATCAACACTGCCTTTCGAGCGAATGAACTATTGAGCTTACGGGCTGGCCAGGTGCGACACATTGCAATTGGTGACAGCTTTGACCTTAAGCAGTCTAAGACCAAGCAGTATCGTCGAGTGACTTTGAATGCTTCAGCACATAAAGCTATTCAAGTGCTTCTGAACTCACGAGCTTATAAAGACCAAGATCCGCTATTCTACAGTCAAAGGAATCCGGTGCTCAAAGTCCCAGCGGTCAACGCCATGGTGAAACAGTGGTGTAGGTGGGGAGGCCTCAAAGGTAACTATGGGAGCCATACCCTTAGAAAGACTTGGGGGTATTGGCAGTATCAGAACCGGACGCCAATTCCGCTTCTTATGGAGGCATATGGCCATCAGACTCAACAGCAGACTCTTGCTTACCTGTGTATTCAGGCTCCAGAGATCGCTGAAATCTATCAAATGGAGTTGTAA